The Salmo salar chromosome ssa06, Ssal_v3.1, whole genome shotgun sequence genome window below encodes:
- the LOC106607951 gene encoding interferon-induced protein 44-like — translation MTLCPPDIPQVVLLTHVDQVCHAVQEDVKFVYSSRILQEKMQKAAEVVGLPVSYVLPVKNYSSELSVSCNTDILLLSVVHHILQAVDDTFEDYCPPTPADASPVTV, via the exons atGACCCTGTGCCCTCCAGACATCCCCCAGGTGGTTCTGTTGACCCATGTGGACCAGGTGTGTCATGCCGTCCAAGAGGATGTGAAGTTTGTCTACTCCAGCCGGATCCTACAGGAGAAG ATGCAGAAGGCAGCCGAGGTGGTGGGTTTGCCAGTGTCCTATGTGCTTCCAGTTAAGAACTACTCCAGTGAACTGTCTGTGAGCTGCAACACTGACATCCTGCTGCTGAGTGTAGTTCATCACATTCTCCAAGCTGTTGATGACACATTTGAGGATTACTGCCCTCCAACCCCTGCAGATGCCAGTCCAGTGACTGTTTAA